GACATGACACAACCAAACCCGAACCGTGCAATGTTCAATGATGAGGAGGGAAGGCGAACTCAAATGTGGGAAAGGCCTTCCTTGAGTGTTTCAACACATGCCACTATTTGCCTTTGAGTCAAACTCACACTCGAGGGAAGGCTGAGGCCGCGGACATACAAATCTTCCGACACTTCGGTGGAAGTGGCGTCACACCCACGGTAAGGAGGCAAGCCATGAAGCGGATGCCAAAAAGGTCTGGTTTGAATGTTTTTTAACCTAAAAAATTCGATCAATTTTTTCCGTCGAGGAAGCGTGGTCCCTACAGGTAAAAGAATCGTATAGAGCCAAAATGTGGATTCCGTTGAAGAAGGAACCGGCATCAGCGTGAGATTTGGAATGTCTTTTAAGAGATCTGCATATCGCGCCGCGTTTTTCCTCTTGATCTGAAGAAAATCGTCCAAAGCCTCCATTTGAGACAAGCCCAACGCGGCTTGAAGATTGGTCATTCGATAATTGAAGCCGACCTCATTGTGGATGCCTTCCACTTCATCGTTTTTGGACTGGGTGGACCAATACCGCACGCGGTCGGCCTTGGATTTGTCCGAAGTCACCATCACACCGCCGCCTCCGGAGGTGACAACTTTGTTTCCATTAAAACTGAAAACTCCCGCGTCGCCAAAAGTACCGGCGGGCTGACCTTTGTACCGCACCCCCACCGCTTCGGCCGCAT
Above is a window of Elusimicrobiota bacterium DNA encoding:
- the per gene encoding GDP-perosamine synthase, with the translated sequence MPSKVSPVPPQKSEAIPLSVPTITSSAWIYMQQCLDSGWVSSAGPFVTDFEKAVADRAGVAHAVAMSSGTAALHLALKSVGVQTGDLVIVSNLTFVASANAIRHAGADPIFIDAEPHYWQMDPVKLEAYLTEHTQIKEGVCVQKSSGRIVRTLLPVHILGMCCEMDKIVSIAKRFHLSVVEDAAEAVGVRYKGQPAGTFGDAGVFSFNGNKVVTSGGGGVMVTSDKSKADRVRYWSTQSKNDEVEGIHNEVGFNYRMTNLQAALGLSQMEALDDFLQIKRKNAARYADLLKDIPNLTLMPVPSSTESTFWLYTILLPVGTTLPRRKKLIEFFRLKNIQTRPFWHPLHGLPPYRGCDATSTEVSEDLYVRGLSLPSSVSLTQRQIVACVETLKEGLSHI